A window from Thermodesulfobacteriota bacterium encodes these proteins:
- a CDS encoding TetR/AcrR family transcriptional regulator, with protein MPARAAGQRRRKAILEAAYALFTEKGYAAVTVDDIIRVAGGSKSTIYGLFGNKEGVLQAVIEDLAREMIREIESAAPGGGTPRQALTRIGKRIAALALSENAINQYRLAVANAKPLPNLSRLWYESGPKTTFEGLASYLERETRAGRLHVPDPVRAAVFFLGMVIFKDHLTMSIGADPPSEAERAQLVRDAVEVFLAAYGPRAAAPSPGSP; from the coding sequence GTGCCCGCGCGGGCGGCCGGCCAGAGGCGGCGCAAGGCCATTCTGGAAGCGGCCTATGCCCTGTTCACGGAGAAGGGGTACGCGGCCGTCACCGTCGACGACATCATCCGCGTCGCCGGGGGGTCCAAGTCCACGATTTACGGTTTGTTCGGCAACAAGGAAGGCGTGCTCCAGGCCGTCATCGAGGACCTGGCCCGGGAGATGATCCGGGAAATCGAGTCGGCAGCCCCCGGGGGGGGCACGCCGCGCCAAGCGCTCACCCGCATCGGAAAGCGGATCGCGGCGCTCGCATTGTCCGAGAACGCCATCAATCAGTACCGGCTCGCGGTCGCCAACGCAAAGCCTCTCCCGAACCTCTCGCGGCTCTGGTACGAGTCGGGGCCGAAGACGACCTTCGAGGGGCTGGCGAGCTATCTGGAGCGCGAGACCCGGGCCGGCAGGCTGCACGTGCCGGACCCCGTCCGCGCGGCCGTGTTCTTCCTCGGGATGGTGATCTTCAAGGACCACCTCACCATGTCCATCGGTGCCGATCCCCCCTCCGAGGCCGAGAGGGCGCAGCTCGTGCGCGATGCCGTCGAGGTCTTCCTGGCCGCCTACGGTCCCCGAGCCGCAGCGCCGAGCCCGGGCAGCCCTTGA